The Enterococcus rotai genome includes a window with the following:
- the essC gene encoding type VII secretion protein EssC: protein MTKTQAIIYLQGYRYQLTLDEEKIQQIGSDNQASLHLPLLTEADELIIEMKNEWTLTHQGQEYTLSLGSPLTFSLADDQQATIILAPVTKLHVFDLLDKKELILSTDKGATLELPNDDLAQPLAAILKKQDDQWLLTVLSGALMINNQLFTGTDYLLGKGDELSFLHHTLKVFTHEIHATEGTIIKSDLCEIYTSRYDVYEDYPDFHRSPRIIYREPEEKITINAPSEPNNKQQDQLIKTILPPIVMLMVTVAMAFFRPNGLFVLASAATTLITIIFSITNYFKTKKEHKQSLIDRTVSYKKYLVDKSVELHQLNQEQKQGQLYHYPNVSELLDMTKTYSPRIYEKTPLHFDFLFYRLGLGTLQSSSEITYSNKERGKETDDLEKSGYELYTKSLELEDMPIVANLVNGPVGYIGPRNLVLEQLHLLVNQLSVFHSYHDLQFISIFPEAEKGLWEWMRWLPHATMQDVNVRGFVYNQRSRDQVLNSLNQILKNRKNSMEENRNSRDSTIFSPHYVVMITDEKLILDHVIMEFFNEDPSELGCSVIFVEDVMSSLSDNIKTVIDIRDRNTGVLLLEEGKLMNKSFQLDHFPAEFNKEQLPRLLAPLNHLQNLKSSIPEAVTFLEMYGIEKFEEFNVTQRWAEHSPHKTLAVPLGLRGKDDIVYLNLHEKAHGPHGLVAGTTGSGKSEIVQSYILSLAVNFHPYDVAFLLIDYKGGGMANLFRNLPHLLGSITNLDGAQSMRALISINAELKRRQRLFSENNVNHINQYQKLYKNGDVEEPMPHLFLISDEFAELKSEQPEFMKELVSTARIGRSLGIHLILATQKPSGVVNDQIWSNSKFKLALKVADKADSMEMLKTPDAAEITQAGRAYLQVGNNEIYELFQSAWSGADYQPEKDDQQIEDHTIYLVNDLGQYEILSEDLSGLENADDVKQIPTELDAIIDGIHEVAERENITPLPRPWLPPLEERIASSTLHPVDFREEWLTAKQPLEPVLGVVDVPSMQAQNTLRLNMTQEGHMTVFSSPGYGKSTFMQTVVMDLARVHSPERLNVYLLDFGTNGLLPLKKLPHVADTMSIDEEEKIEKFARRINDELKRRKKLLSEFSVASLDMYERASGKEEAIIFILLDGFEGMKGAKFEEILEKVITQVAREGAGIGIHLLLSAGRQNSMRATLSSNIKTQIVLKMIDDSEPRAIVGRTTLTIDDLPGRGLIKLEEPELFQTALPADGEDTLQIIEAIQEEVSQMDQHWTGERPEPIPMVPEDLTYEHFEGILDRKHPASTEYIPLGLDLDTVEVVPWLTTKEEHLTVVGASQQDTEGLMKLFITQINRMNQVNPINYLHVVDTSRQTYQHLSGSVVSYVSELEGMEQLLTGIRNEQVALKEQNRTDVEMNHYILIANINDFSAKTRDTLAKINIELYEEYNSIKFITFGSANDYGANYDDFSKLLKQNKHGLLFMKYSDQSLLTAANLNYKSPALTNQEAYFVEDDYATILKLPTIF, encoded by the coding sequence ATGACCAAGACACAAGCCATCATCTACCTTCAGGGCTATCGCTATCAATTGACCCTTGATGAAGAAAAAATACAACAAATCGGTTCAGATAATCAAGCATCTCTGCACTTACCGTTACTAACTGAAGCAGACGAATTGATAATCGAAATGAAAAATGAGTGGACACTAACACACCAAGGCCAAGAATATACCTTATCTCTTGGCTCTCCCCTCACCTTTTCATTAGCGGATGATCAACAAGCAACGATCATTTTAGCGCCTGTAACGAAACTACATGTATTTGACCTATTAGATAAAAAAGAACTTATTTTAAGTACAGACAAAGGGGCAACATTAGAATTACCAAATGATGATTTAGCACAGCCCCTTGCCGCTATTTTGAAAAAACAAGACGATCAATGGTTGTTAACGGTGCTTTCGGGTGCGTTGATGATCAATAATCAATTATTTACCGGCACAGACTATTTACTTGGTAAAGGAGACGAACTGTCTTTCCTACACCATACATTGAAAGTCTTTACCCATGAAATCCATGCGACAGAAGGAACGATCATTAAATCAGATTTATGCGAAATCTATACGTCTCGTTACGATGTCTATGAAGATTATCCAGATTTCCACCGTTCACCACGGATCATTTACCGTGAACCAGAAGAAAAAATCACGATCAATGCCCCAAGTGAGCCAAACAATAAACAACAAGACCAACTGATCAAAACGATTTTACCACCGATCGTGATGTTGATGGTGACGGTTGCGATGGCCTTTTTCAGACCGAATGGCTTATTCGTTTTAGCCAGTGCTGCAACGACGTTGATCACGATTATTTTCTCGATCACCAATTACTTTAAAACAAAAAAAGAACACAAACAAAGCCTAATCGATCGCACTGTTAGCTATAAAAAATATTTAGTCGATAAATCGGTAGAGTTACATCAACTGAATCAAGAACAAAAACAAGGACAGCTCTACCACTATCCAAACGTTTCAGAATTATTGGACATGACAAAAACATATAGCCCAAGAATTTATGAAAAAACGCCGTTGCATTTTGACTTTCTGTTCTATCGTTTAGGTTTAGGAACACTGCAATCGTCAAGTGAAATTACCTATTCTAACAAAGAACGTGGCAAGGAAACGGATGATTTAGAAAAAAGCGGTTATGAGCTTTATACGAAGAGTTTAGAGCTTGAGGATATGCCGATCGTGGCGAATTTAGTCAATGGACCTGTTGGGTATATTGGTCCTAGAAACTTAGTGCTAGAACAGCTTCATTTACTGGTTAATCAGTTATCAGTGTTCCATAGTTACCATGATTTACAGTTTATCTCGATTTTCCCAGAAGCGGAAAAAGGCCTATGGGAATGGATGCGTTGGTTGCCTCATGCAACAATGCAGGATGTGAACGTGCGTGGGTTTGTCTATAACCAACGGAGCCGAGATCAAGTGTTAAATAGTTTGAATCAAATTTTGAAAAACCGTAAAAATTCCATGGAAGAAAACCGTAATAGCCGTGACAGTACGATCTTCTCCCCTCATTATGTGGTAATGATCACTGATGAGAAGTTGATTTTGGATCATGTCATTATGGAATTCTTCAATGAAGATCCGAGTGAGCTTGGTTGTAGCGTGATTTTCGTGGAAGATGTTATGAGTAGTTTATCCGATAATATCAAAACGGTTATCGATATCCGTGACCGAAATACTGGGGTTCTTTTGTTAGAAGAAGGCAAATTGATGAACAAGTCGTTCCAATTGGATCACTTCCCTGCTGAATTTAACAAAGAACAATTGCCAAGACTGCTTGCGCCATTGAATCACTTACAAAACTTGAAATCAAGTATTCCAGAAGCCGTGACGTTCCTAGAAATGTACGGCATCGAAAAATTCGAGGAATTTAATGTGACCCAACGTTGGGCGGAACATTCCCCGCATAAAACCTTAGCTGTGCCTTTAGGTTTACGTGGAAAAGATGATATTGTCTACTTGAACTTACATGAAAAAGCTCACGGACCTCATGGGTTAGTCGCTGGGACAACAGGTTCTGGTAAATCGGAAATCGTACAGAGTTATATCTTGAGTTTAGCCGTGAATTTCCATCCTTACGACGTAGCTTTCCTACTGATTGACTACAAAGGTGGAGGTATGGCGAACTTGTTCCGTAACCTACCCCACTTATTAGGGAGTATTACCAACTTAGATGGCGCTCAAAGTATGCGTGCCTTAATCTCTATCAATGCCGAGCTAAAACGCCGTCAGCGTCTTTTCTCGGAGAATAACGTGAATCATATTAATCAGTATCAGAAATTATATAAAAATGGCGATGTTGAAGAACCCATGCCTCACCTCTTCTTAATTTCAGATGAGTTCGCCGAATTGAAATCTGAACAGCCTGAGTTTATGAAAGAACTGGTTTCTACGGCTCGGATTGGGCGTTCATTAGGAATTCATTTGATTCTTGCGACACAAAAACCAAGTGGTGTGGTCAATGACCAAATCTGGAGTAACTCGAAATTTAAATTAGCGTTGAAAGTGGCGGATAAAGCCGATTCGATGGAAATGTTGAAAACGCCAGATGCGGCGGAAATAACCCAAGCTGGGCGTGCCTACTTGCAAGTTGGGAATAATGAGATTTACGAATTGTTCCAAAGTGCTTGGAGTGGAGCGGATTATCAGCCTGAAAAAGATGACCAACAGATTGAGGATCATACGATTTATCTTGTGAATGATTTAGGGCAGTATGAGATTTTAAGTGAAGATTTAAGTGGGCTTGAAAATGCGGATGATGTGAAGCAGATTCCGACAGAACTTGATGCCATTATTGATGGGATTCATGAAGTGGCGGAAAGAGAAAATATCACCCCACTACCGAGACCTTGGTTACCGCCGTTGGAAGAACGGATTGCTTCTTCTACCCTTCATCCTGTGGACTTTAGAGAAGAATGGTTAACAGCGAAACAGCCGCTTGAACCTGTTTTGGGTGTGGTGGATGTGCCGAGTATGCAGGCGCAGAATACCTTGCGTTTGAATATGACCCAAGAAGGTCATATGACCGTGTTTAGTAGTCCTGGGTATGGGAAAAGTACGTTTATGCAGACGGTTGTGATGGATTTGGCGCGAGTGCATAGTCCTGAAAGGCTAAATGTGTATCTATTGGACTTTGGAACAAATGGACTTCTACCGTTGAAAAAACTGCCTCATGTAGCAGATACGATGAGTATTGATGAAGAAGAGAAAATTGAGAAGTTTGCGAGACGGATCAATGATGAGTTGAAACGTCGTAAGAAGCTGTTGAGTGAGTTTTCAGTGGCTAGTTTAGATATGTATGAGCGAGCTAGTGGGAAGGAAGAAGCAATCATCTTTATTCTTCTAGATGGTTTTGAGGGAATGAAAGGTGCCAAGTTTGAAGAAATTCTTGAGAAGGTTATTACTCAGGTAGCTCGTGAAGGTGCCGGAATCGGGATTCATTTACTTCTATCTGCGGGTAGACAAAATTCAATGAGAGCGACTCTTTCAAGTAATATCAAAACGCAAATTGTACTGAAAATGATTGATGATTCAGAGCCAAGAGCGATTGTTGGACGGACAACATTAACGATTGATGACTTACCTGGTCGTGGGTTGATCAAGTTGGAAGAGCCTGAATTATTCCAGACTGCCCTTCCAGCTGATGGTGAAGATACCTTACAAATTATTGAAGCGATTCAAGAAGAAGTTAGCCAGATGGATCAACATTGGACTGGTGAAAGACCTGAGCCTATTCCTATGGTGCCAGAAGATTTAACTTATGAGCATTTTGAAGGTATCTTAGACAGAAAACATCCTGCTTCAACCGAATATATACCTTTAGGATTAGATTTAGACACGGTTGAAGTAGTCCCTTGGTTAACAACTAAAGAAGAACATTTAACAGTTGTAGGGGCTAGTCAACAAGATACCGAAGGATTAATGAAACTCTTTATTACACAAATTAACCGTATGAATCAAGTTAATCCAATTAATTATTTACATGTAGTTGATACTAGTAGACAAACATATCAACATTTAAGTGGTTCTGTAGTAAGTTACGTTTCAGAGCTAGAAGGCATGGAACAGCTATTAACTGGTATTAGAAATGAACAAGTCGCTCTAAAAGAACAAAATAGAACCGATGTTGAAATGAATCACTATATTCTAATTGCAAACATTAATGATTTTAGCGCTAAAACAAGAGATACCTTAGCCAAGATAAATATTGAACTTTATGAAGAATACAATTCAATTAAGTTCATTACTTTTGGCTCTGCAAATGATTATGGTGCGAACTATGACGATTTTTCTAAGTTATTAAAACAAAATAAACATGGTTTACTATTTATGAAATATTCAGACCAAAGTCTATTAACAGCTGCTAACTTGAACTACAAATCACCTGCTCTAACGAATCAAGA
- a CDS encoding EsaB/YukD family protein, protein MADNTEHINITLMYQKNKEKMVDLRIPNNITVYRFIRELNQIFGKEKDVKKYQIKVLNKGILLDEEQKLKDFPITDGDIIEVLGE, encoded by the coding sequence ATGGCAGATAATACAGAACATATCAATATCACCTTAATGTATCAAAAAAATAAAGAAAAAATGGTCGATCTACGTATTCCGAATAATATTACTGTTTACCGTTTTATTCGGGAATTGAACCAAATTTTCGGTAAAGAAAAAGACGTTAAAAAATACCAAATCAAAGTGTTGAACAAAGGAATTCTTTTAGACGAAGAGCAAAAACTAAAAGATTTTCCGATAACAGACGGAGATATAATCGAAGTGTTGGGAGAATAG
- the essB gene encoding type VII secretion protein EssB, with amino-acid sequence MMENMKETTVAIIIEKHTYEFKKTSENWQLALRKSEVQVNEEKDLALLKVAHPLLMDTSIHWEEDAVTFTYALPKERITFNELKAGTKEDKLRAMTNMAAVEQLLDLPLTFFIHPENLLFDYNLQPKIAYRGLDGKMPPKVTNNDLLLRQYKSLIIALFEKKDDFTKLYEGQLEIKKGSEFVQTILKKESFEEIRQYLVQMYDQTVEHAAKTIKKVSKTKFQVMKQLSIWMTVLSAILVIPLVYLLFFRLPFLDRMQNTDTAFLKNDYEAVITTLDPVKTASIPFTQKYELAFSFIQGEALQEQQKKVILNNVTLRSDENYLDYWIENGRGNLDEALDVAKNLEDSDLILYGITQKIEQVRKDTKMTGTEKEETIGKLEADYKKYKEKRDEGVKAAEEAEQTQGSTVQEGN; translated from the coding sequence ATGATGGAAAATATGAAGGAAACAACTGTAGCAATCATAATTGAAAAACATACGTATGAATTTAAGAAAACGAGTGAAAATTGGCAACTTGCTTTGAGAAAATCCGAAGTTCAAGTCAATGAAGAAAAAGATTTAGCCTTACTTAAAGTCGCTCACCCACTCTTGATGGACACAAGCATCCACTGGGAAGAAGACGCCGTGACATTCACCTACGCATTACCGAAAGAACGGATTACCTTTAACGAATTAAAAGCTGGAACAAAAGAAGATAAACTTCGTGCCATGACAAACATGGCAGCCGTTGAACAACTGTTAGATTTACCACTTACCTTCTTTATCCACCCAGAAAACCTGCTGTTTGATTATAATCTACAGCCTAAAATTGCTTACCGTGGACTAGACGGAAAAATGCCGCCGAAAGTCACCAATAACGACTTACTATTAAGACAATATAAAAGCTTGATCATTGCCTTATTCGAGAAAAAAGATGATTTTACCAAACTCTATGAAGGACAATTAGAAATCAAAAAAGGCTCCGAATTCGTTCAAACTATTTTGAAAAAAGAAAGCTTTGAAGAAATCAGACAATATTTGGTACAAATGTACGACCAAACCGTAGAGCATGCGGCCAAAACAATCAAAAAAGTCAGCAAAACCAAATTCCAAGTGATGAAACAATTATCGATCTGGATGACGGTGTTATCTGCTATTTTAGTGATTCCATTGGTTTATTTACTATTTTTCCGTTTACCATTCTTAGATCGGATGCAAAATACGGACACAGCCTTCTTGAAAAATGACTATGAGGCCGTGATCACAACCTTAGATCCAGTAAAAACAGCAAGTATTCCTTTCACTCAAAAATATGAACTAGCCTTTAGCTTTATTCAAGGGGAAGCCTTACAAGAGCAACAGAAAAAAGTCATCTTAAACAACGTAACCCTACGTTCTGATGAAAATTACCTAGATTACTGGATCGAAAACGGACGAGGAAATCTGGATGAAGCCCTAGATGTAGCGAAAAACTTAGAAGATTCCGATTTGATTTTATATGGGATCACACAAAAAATCGAACAAGTCAGAAAAGACACGAAAATGACTGGTACCGAAAAAGAAGAAACCATTGGTAAATTAGAAGCCGACTATAAAAAATACAAAGAAAAACGTGACGAAGGTGTGAAAGCTGCTGAAGAAGCTGAACAAACACAAGGATCGACTGTTCAGGAGGGAAATTAG
- a CDS encoding WXG100 family type VII secretion target: MAGDRIKLSPQELRTSATKYTDGSNQVNDILQKLQSEQDTIQGNWEGSGFDSFNDQFTALKPKVSEFAELLEQINKQLNEVANIVEETDQNISSAIGRGL, encoded by the coding sequence ATGGCAGGCGATAGAATTAAATTATCCCCACAAGAACTAAGAACTTCTGCAACAAAATATACGGATGGTTCAAACCAAGTAAATGATATTTTACAAAAACTACAATCTGAACAAGATACGATTCAAGGTAACTGGGAAGGTAGCGGTTTTGATAGCTTTAACGATCAATTTACTGCTTTAAAACCAAAAGTATCTGAGTTTGCTGAATTATTAGAGCAAATCAACAAACAATTGAACGAAGTTGCCAACATTGTAGAAGAAACAGATCAAAATATCTCTTCAGCAATCGGAAGAGGTCTATAA
- the esaA gene encoding type VII secretion protein EsaA gives MNSKKLYYMLKSVWMVVILLIMLIFMNRDFTDISANKAKEEQDMRLNIALVNEDNGVNKNNIDYNLGADYVKKIEKDATYNWFTVSRGIAENGLKSGTYNLLVTIPSNFSSKLLELDSEAPEKVQVNYKINANGNATLENESRSVGRKIVNDLNQQLVDLYVVSIVDNLYTAQQNIEKVYTNQTDSVSKFQDILYQPTINFKEYLPGITSQSQSALQANDLLTTTLIDFIKNPESLVSSHQDFSTLLEQLLKQRADGKLSYEEFVKILTSMDDSVLSSETSKLYSTLESLNQSLQDDFIASDDGNGRYIEQMNALNEQLLASKADVEKQIEDLRAIENTYFETYSEQFFKQFRVNTDEASKVTFGTVLKKMNYSSSLNNLSTFNDDYLVSIQKRLDILPYKIDTEDIDEMNEIFQYMDVPYNDGEPLKTISRKTERIQSQVERINQKIEAANEKIIENNELNNDTAKTIDLLVWNTDPEFVKEESSYYQDLKETYTKLQDAKKDVLDPAKYGNRKSFRIDTENFNEGTFSISNISDLNELGIIDVSFDRDGTIPVTENHEYDIERKNDRITVYYSFATTYDEYSRQAPSFNIVLKKETEPTAETPVPTTTVTTSPVFKALTNEQESSSSTENTAESTTTSESNEQSAESEPETTDQTTQPEVKQVQPAPRQQKSTTATLYVAEWNQTIDTTAFLDRNYQLAKRKYSEEVGKVTELYNSVAEELKNFDKYPFDVFNNLLDMNMTEMFKQVLNGTFATGHYKDQHDKLETLIRQADDIDRQSERIGEKLQDIQGNTMNLNENVKGHLAQIADWQKNMSEITTSETKVASDNTATDTEISSIDSMLESIKKQAEMVKEASDMNVKEAESVKSVFTSFDKDVQNAQKNGEDLSANADVIMDNLNKELANNNDFVSAFIKVLNNAHKDGVPNNTLLQFIANPVNGKSEATIKTTEVNEPFTWILIMYTLSLFIAYLFATQPVTRKVKNKFKKEKLWLKDNMLETLLISLSAIGIGLILSMLSISELGIVKESQIVWGMMIVLFMLIFSLLNHYALKQFHIAGFALSLFLFISYVFVTNAIGKTKGNNPMVDLIRSINPLSIGENNLADILANNALNIVQIILYLLAIAALIVFNIFIWKPRRKAKEVVSK, from the coding sequence ATGAACAGTAAAAAACTATATTATATGTTGAAGTCTGTTTGGATGGTTGTAATTTTACTTATTATGCTGATATTTATGAACCGAGATTTTACCGATATCTCTGCAAATAAAGCAAAAGAAGAACAAGATATGCGGTTGAACATTGCATTAGTAAATGAAGATAACGGTGTTAATAAAAATAACATAGACTATAACTTAGGCGCGGATTATGTCAAGAAAATTGAAAAAGATGCGACGTACAACTGGTTTACAGTTAGCCGAGGAATTGCTGAAAATGGCTTAAAATCCGGCACTTATAACTTACTCGTGACAATTCCAAGCAATTTTTCAAGTAAACTTTTAGAACTAGATAGTGAAGCACCTGAAAAAGTCCAAGTCAACTATAAAATCAACGCCAATGGGAATGCTACGTTAGAAAATGAATCTAGAAGTGTTGGTCGTAAAATCGTTAATGATTTAAACCAGCAGCTTGTTGATTTATATGTGGTCAGCATCGTTGATAATCTATATACCGCTCAGCAAAATATTGAAAAAGTTTATACCAACCAGACAGATTCGGTTAGCAAATTCCAAGATATTTTGTACCAGCCAACCATTAATTTTAAAGAATATCTACCTGGCATCACTTCACAATCTCAAAGTGCCTTACAAGCCAATGATTTACTGACAACTACCTTGATCGATTTTATCAAAAATCCAGAATCGTTAGTTAGCAGTCATCAAGATTTTTCAACATTACTAGAACAATTATTAAAACAACGTGCTGATGGCAAACTATCCTATGAAGAATTTGTCAAAATCTTAACCTCGATGGATGATAGCGTACTAAGTTCCGAGACTAGTAAATTGTACAGCACACTTGAAAGTTTGAATCAGTCATTACAGGATGACTTTATTGCCTCAGATGACGGAAATGGGCGTTATATCGAGCAAATGAATGCCTTAAATGAACAGTTATTAGCATCTAAAGCAGATGTGGAAAAACAAATTGAGGACTTAAGAGCGATCGAAAATACGTATTTTGAAACTTATAGCGAACAATTTTTCAAACAATTTAGAGTCAACACAGATGAAGCATCTAAAGTAACATTTGGAACTGTTTTGAAAAAAATGAATTACTCATCATCACTAAACAATCTAAGCACATTTAATGATGATTACCTTGTGAGTATACAAAAACGTTTAGACATTTTACCTTACAAAATCGATACCGAAGATATAGATGAAATGAATGAAATTTTTCAGTATATGGATGTACCATACAACGATGGTGAGCCACTGAAAACGATTAGTAGAAAAACAGAACGAATCCAATCACAAGTAGAACGAATAAACCAAAAAATTGAAGCTGCCAATGAAAAAATCATAGAAAATAATGAGCTAAATAATGATACTGCCAAAACGATCGACCTTCTAGTTTGGAATACTGATCCAGAATTTGTGAAAGAAGAAAGTTCTTATTATCAAGATCTCAAGGAAACCTATACCAAATTACAAGATGCTAAAAAAGACGTATTAGATCCCGCAAAATATGGGAATAGAAAAAGTTTCAGAATAGACACTGAAAACTTTAATGAAGGAACATTCAGTATCTCTAACATAAGCGATCTTAATGAGCTAGGAATCATTGATGTAAGCTTTGATCGAGACGGAACAATTCCAGTAACAGAAAATCATGAATACGATATTGAACGAAAAAACGATAGAATCACTGTTTATTATAGCTTTGCTACGACCTATGATGAATATTCTAGACAAGCGCCATCATTTAACATCGTATTAAAAAAAGAAACGGAACCAACTGCCGAAACTCCTGTGCCAACAACTACTGTCACTACATCTCCTGTTTTTAAAGCTCTTACTAATGAGCAAGAAAGCAGCTCTAGTACAGAAAATACAGCAGAAAGCACAACGACTTCTGAAAGTAACGAACAATCAGCTGAAAGTGAACCTGAGACCACTGATCAGACAACTCAACCTGAAGTCAAACAAGTGCAGCCAGCACCCCGTCAACAAAAATCAACCACAGCTACTCTCTACGTAGCTGAGTGGAACCAAACGATTGATACAACAGCTTTTCTAGATAGAAATTATCAATTAGCAAAAAGAAAATACTCTGAAGAAGTTGGAAAAGTGACCGAATTATACAATAGCGTAGCTGAAGAACTTAAAAACTTCGACAAATACCCATTCGATGTCTTCAACAACCTACTGGACATGAACATGACCGAAATGTTCAAACAAGTACTTAATGGAACATTTGCAACAGGTCATTACAAAGATCAACATGACAAATTAGAAACCTTAATTCGACAAGCAGACGACATCGATCGTCAATCCGAACGAATCGGAGAAAAATTACAAGACATCCAGGGTAACACCATGAACTTAAACGAAAATGTCAAAGGACACTTAGCACAAATTGCAGATTGGCAAAAAAACATGTCGGAAATCACCACATCCGAAACCAAAGTTGCCTCTGACAATACAGCTACAGATACCGAAATCTCTTCGATCGATTCCATGCTTGAATCCATCAAAAAGCAAGCAGAAATGGTTAAAGAAGCCTCTGACATGAACGTCAAAGAAGCAGAAAGCGTGAAATCTGTCTTTACCTCATTTGATAAAGACGTACAAAATGCGCAAAAAAATGGTGAAGATTTATCTGCTAACGCTGATGTCATCATGGATAACCTGAACAAAGAACTCGCAAACAACAATGATTTCGTCTCCGCCTTTATCAAAGTATTGAACAATGCGCATAAAGACGGCGTGCCAAATAATACCTTACTACAATTTATCGCAAATCCAGTTAACGGAAAATCAGAAGCTACGATCAAAACGACTGAAGTCAATGAGCCGTTCACTTGGATCTTGATCATGTATACCTTGAGTTTGTTTATCGCTTACCTATTCGCAACACAACCTGTTACCAGAAAGGTTAAAAATAAATTCAAAAAAGAAAAACTATGGCTAAAAGACAACATGTTAGAAACTCTGTTGATCAGCTTAAGTGCAATTGGGATTGGCTTGATTTTAAGTATGTTGAGTATCAGTGAACTAGGCATCGTCAAAGAATCTCAAATCGTTTGGGGCATGATGATCGTACTATTTATGCTGATCTTCTCATTATTAAATCACTATGCATTGAAGCAATTCCATATCGCTGGTTTTGCCTTAAGTCTTTTCCTATTTATCAGTTATGTCTTTGTGACGAACGCCATTGGGAAAACGAAAGGCAATAATCCGATGGTCGATCTTATTCGCTCCATCAATCCATTGTCGATCGGTGAAAACAACTTAGCCGATATTTTGGCAAATAATGCGTTGAATATCGTTCAGATCATTTTATATCTATTAGCGATCGCAGCCTTGATCGTATTCAACATCTTTATTTGGAAACCAAGACGGAAAGCGAAGGAAGTGGTCTCAAAATGA
- a CDS encoding LytR/AlgR family response regulator transcription factor has product MKIALCDNNQRDMGNIERTIQLHTSQQYEFDFFTNGEKLIRQLAEKEATYNIYFISIELTEMDGVALAKQIRAFDLEALIIFVAEDIQRMPEVFKVQAFDYLLKPIDQNSLLETIDRANNYFNAIHAYFEFSFNRKLVVLSMSEIVYIVKSGRVAYIHTTEKVYKTYLTMVEIIDKLNKDTFARIHGSYLVNLNYIIEIAKNEVFVKQFEEDIQQEKSLSLPMSRTFKEELKDKYVHFLKTRKS; this is encoded by the coding sequence TTGAAGATTGCATTGTGTGATAACAACCAGAGAGATATGGGAAATATCGAACGTACCATCCAGCTTCACACTTCCCAGCAATATGAATTTGATTTCTTTACGAATGGGGAAAAGTTAATTCGCCAACTCGCAGAAAAAGAGGCTACTTATAATATCTATTTCATTTCTATTGAACTGACTGAAATGGATGGCGTGGCACTGGCTAAACAAATCCGCGCCTTTGATTTAGAAGCACTTATTATTTTTGTTGCAGAAGACATTCAGAGAATGCCTGAAGTATTTAAAGTACAAGCTTTTGATTATTTGCTAAAGCCGATCGACCAGAATTCCTTGCTAGAAACAATAGATCGAGCAAACAATTATTTTAATGCGATTCATGCCTATTTTGAATTCTCATTTAATCGAAAACTCGTCGTCTTATCAATGAGCGAAATCGTTTATATTGTAAAAAGTGGTCGAGTTGCTTACATCCACACAACCGAAAAAGTCTACAAAACCTATTTAACGATGGTCGAGATCATTGACAAACTAAATAAAGATACCTTTGCACGGATACATGGAAGTTATTTAGTAAACTTGAATTATATTATTGAAATCGCCAAAAATGAAGTGTTTGTGAAGCAATTTGAAGAAGATATACAGCAGGAAAAAAGCTTGTCCTTACCAATGAGCAGAACGTTTAAAGAGGAACTAAAAGACAAATATGTACACTTTCTCAAGACGCGGAAATCTTAG